A single Vicinamibacterales bacterium DNA region contains:
- a CDS encoding response regulator transcription factor, with protein MSITVGIVEDDAELRAAFARLVADADGMTCVGSYGSGEDALTALPAQPPTAVLMDINLPGMTGIECTRRLKDAAPGLHVVMLTTFDDSDRVFESLKAGAAGYVLKRAPRDEIVRALREVCEGGAPMSGAIARKVVQYFRQTQAAPEVGTLTDRERAVLDALSEGQQYKEIADTLAISINTVRKYIRSIYEKLHVNTRTEAVRKLGRL; from the coding sequence ATGAGCATCACGGTAGGGATTGTCGAAGACGACGCCGAACTCAGGGCGGCATTCGCGCGGCTGGTGGCCGACGCTGACGGCATGACCTGCGTTGGCAGCTACGGGAGCGGCGAAGACGCGCTCACCGCCCTGCCGGCTCAGCCGCCCACCGCGGTGCTGATGGACATCAACCTGCCGGGCATGACCGGCATCGAGTGCACGCGGCGCCTGAAGGACGCTGCACCCGGCCTGCATGTCGTCATGCTGACGACGTTCGATGACAGCGACCGGGTGTTCGAATCGCTCAAGGCCGGCGCCGCCGGCTACGTGCTCAAGCGGGCGCCGCGCGACGAGATCGTGCGCGCCCTGCGCGAGGTCTGCGAGGGTGGCGCGCCGATGTCGGGCGCCATCGCCCGCAAGGTGGTCCAGTACTTCCGACAGACCCAGGCCGCCCCGGAGGTGGGCACCCTCACCGACCGGGAGCGCGCCGTGCTCGACGCCCTCAGCGAAGGCCAGCAATACAAGGAGATCGCCGACACGCTCGCCATCTCCATCAACACCGTTCGCAAGTACATCCGGAGCATCTACGAGAAGCTCCACGTCAACACGCGTACCGAAGCGGTCCGCAAGCTCGGGCGCCTCTAA